Proteins from one Cryptosporangium minutisporangium genomic window:
- the rlmN gene encoding 23S rRNA (adenine(2503)-C(2))-methyltransferase RlmN: MTTTLPLVLDAPRRTAPPRHLADLDPAERRAAVSALGRPAYRAKQLSAHYFGRLNSDPSADPAGMTDLPAADRAPLAEALLPRLLTPVRSVACDDDSTRKWLWRTFDGALVESVLMRYPDRATVCISSQAGCGMACPFCATGQNGLTRNLSTAEIVEQVMVAAREMAKTGDRLSNVVFMGMGEPLANYKRVLAAFHRITDAPPDGLGLSQRSVTISTVGLVPAIKRLTGEGINATLAVSLHAPDDELRDTLVPVNSRWKVAEVLGAAWEYAERTGRRVSIEYAMIKDVNDHPWRADLLGRLLAGRLAHVNLIPLNPTPGSDWDASPKSVEREFVHRLRAAGVPTTVRDTRGREIDGACGQLAAAEV; this comes from the coding sequence ATGACGACGACACTCCCTTTGGTGCTTGACGCGCCCCGCCGAACCGCCCCGCCCCGCCACCTGGCGGATCTCGACCCAGCGGAGCGTCGTGCGGCCGTGTCCGCCCTGGGTCGTCCCGCCTATCGGGCCAAGCAGCTGTCCGCCCACTACTTCGGGCGTCTGAACTCTGATCCGTCTGCCGACCCGGCCGGGATGACCGACCTGCCCGCTGCCGACCGTGCACCGCTCGCCGAGGCGCTGCTGCCCCGACTGCTGACGCCGGTGCGGTCGGTCGCGTGCGACGACGACTCGACCCGCAAGTGGCTCTGGCGCACGTTCGACGGCGCGCTCGTCGAGAGCGTGCTGATGCGCTACCCCGACCGCGCGACGGTCTGCATCTCCAGCCAGGCCGGCTGCGGCATGGCGTGCCCGTTCTGCGCCACTGGTCAGAACGGCCTGACCCGGAACCTCTCGACGGCTGAGATCGTCGAGCAGGTGATGGTGGCGGCACGGGAGATGGCGAAGACGGGCGACCGACTGTCCAACGTGGTTTTCATGGGCATGGGCGAACCGCTCGCCAACTACAAGCGGGTGCTCGCGGCGTTCCATCGGATCACCGACGCCCCACCGGACGGCCTGGGTCTCTCCCAACGTTCGGTCACCATTTCCACGGTGGGCCTGGTACCTGCGATCAAGCGGTTGACAGGCGAGGGTATTAACGCCACTCTCGCGGTGTCCCTGCACGCGCCTGACGACGAACTACGAGACACCCTGGTACCGGTGAACTCCCGATGGAAGGTCGCTGAGGTTCTCGGGGCGGCTTGGGAGTATGCCGAGCGAACCGGGCGACGCGTCTCGATCGAGTACGCCATGATCAAGGACGTGAACGATCACCCCTGGCGAGCGGACCTGCTGGGTCGGCTGCTGGCGGGCCGGCTCGCTCACGTGAACCTGATTCCGCTCAATCCGACCCCGGGCAGTGACTGGGACGCCAGCCCGAAGTCAGTGGAGCGGGAGTTCGTGCACCGGTTGCGGGCCGCAGGCGTCCCGACCACGGTCCGGGACACACGCGGTCGAGAAATCGACGGCGCATGTGGCCAGCTCGCGGCAGCGGAGGTATGA
- a CDS encoding phosphatidate cytidylyltransferase, protein MSEVASVDAPPAQSGPPASAAPDGEPVSATPATPATPAAESDAASTPPADEEPDAVQVGPPLGAAVSTASRAGRNLPAAIGVGVGLAALIVVTLFTSKLAFAAVIAGAVGVGIWELVRAIRPVEARPPMVPLIVGGVATIGMTWAGGTESLLLGLLLTVVAVLIWRLPDGPVGFQRDVTAAVLVAAYVPFLAGFAVLLEVEDDGVMRIVAFIATVVCSDVGGYAAGVLAGRHPMAPTVSPKKSWEGMAGSLIACAIAGAAFLELGFDNGAWWEGVVYGLAIAVAATLGDLTESMIKRDLGVKDMSSLLPGHGGLMDRLDSLLFAAPVAYLLLTAFAPAA, encoded by the coding sequence ATGAGTGAGGTCGCTTCCGTGGACGCGCCGCCGGCCCAGAGCGGGCCGCCCGCTTCGGCCGCCCCCGACGGCGAACCGGTGTCGGCCACCCCGGCGACCCCGGCGACCCCGGCGGCGGAGTCGGACGCCGCGAGCACCCCTCCGGCCGACGAGGAGCCGGACGCCGTACAGGTCGGACCGCCGCTCGGCGCCGCGGTGTCGACCGCGAGCCGGGCCGGCCGGAACCTTCCGGCAGCGATCGGAGTGGGGGTCGGCCTCGCCGCGCTCATCGTCGTGACGCTGTTCACGTCGAAGCTCGCGTTCGCTGCCGTGATCGCGGGCGCGGTCGGCGTCGGCATCTGGGAGCTCGTCCGGGCGATCCGGCCGGTGGAGGCCCGCCCGCCGATGGTGCCGCTGATCGTCGGCGGTGTCGCGACCATCGGGATGACCTGGGCAGGCGGTACCGAGTCGCTGCTGCTCGGCCTGCTGCTGACCGTCGTCGCGGTGCTGATCTGGCGGCTCCCGGACGGCCCGGTCGGCTTCCAACGGGACGTCACCGCCGCGGTGCTGGTCGCCGCCTACGTCCCCTTCCTCGCGGGGTTCGCGGTCCTGCTGGAGGTCGAGGACGACGGCGTCATGCGCATCGTCGCGTTCATCGCGACGGTCGTCTGCAGCGACGTCGGCGGGTACGCGGCCGGGGTGCTCGCCGGACGTCACCCGATGGCTCCCACCGTGAGCCCGAAGAAGTCCTGGGAGGGCATGGCCGGCTCGCTGATCGCCTGTGCGATCGCCGGCGCGGCCTTCCTCGAGCTGGGCTTCGACAACGGAGCGTGGTGGGAGGGTGTGGTTTACGGGCTGGCCATCGCCGTCGCCGCTACTCTCGGCGACCTTACTGAATCGATGATTAAACGTGACCTCGGCGTCAAGGACATGAGCTCGCTGCTGCCCGGTCACGGCGGCCTGATGGACCGGCTGGACTCCCTGCTCTTCGCGGCGCCGGTGGCGTACCTGCTGTTGACGGCATTTGCGCCCGCCGCGTGA
- the frr gene encoding ribosome recycling factor: MIDETLFEAEEKMEKAVEVAKEDFGSIRTGRAAPAMFGKIFVDYYGAMTPLPQLASITIPEARMAVIKPYDGSQLGTLERAIRDSDLGVNPSNDGSIIRVIFPQLTEERRRELVKVARSKGEDAKVSIRNIRRRAKEALDKIGKDGEAGEDDVRRAEKELDDTTGRYVHQVDELMKHKEAELLEV, encoded by the coding sequence GTGATCGACGAAACTCTCTTCGAAGCCGAAGAGAAGATGGAGAAAGCCGTCGAGGTCGCCAAGGAGGACTTCGGCTCCATCCGTACCGGCCGGGCGGCTCCGGCTATGTTCGGGAAGATCTTCGTCGACTACTACGGGGCGATGACGCCGCTGCCCCAGCTGGCCTCCATCACGATCCCGGAGGCCCGGATGGCGGTGATCAAGCCGTACGACGGCTCCCAGCTGGGCACGCTCGAACGGGCGATCCGCGACTCCGACCTCGGCGTGAACCCGAGCAACGACGGCTCGATCATCCGCGTGATCTTCCCGCAGCTGACCGAGGAGCGTCGCCGCGAGCTGGTGAAGGTGGCCCGTTCCAAGGGTGAGGACGCCAAGGTCTCGATCCGGAACATCCGGCGCCGGGCCAAGGAAGCGCTCGACAAGATCGGCAAGGACGGCGAGGCCGGCGAGGACGACGTGCGCCGCGCCGAGAAGGAGCTGGACGACACCACCGGTCGGTACGTCCACCAGGTCGACGAGCTGATGAAGCACAAGGAGGCCGAGCTCCTCGAGGTCTGA
- the pyrH gene encoding UMP kinase, giving the protein MTLETRPAPDAKPVGRDRPWARVMLKLSGEVFGGGKFGVDPDVVQTIAVQIADVVRQGLQVAVVVGGGNYFRGAELQQRGMDRARSDYMGMLGTVMNCLALQDFLEKQGIDTRVQTAINMAQVAEPYIPRRAMRHLEKGRVVIFGAGAGMPYFTTDTVAAQRALEIGADVLLKATQVDGVYDDDPKKNPAAVRFDRISYTEVLTRGLGVADAAAISLCMENDLPLVVFDLLVPGNIARAVRGDRIGTLVTTELVTTAAAD; this is encoded by the coding sequence ATGACTCTGGAGACCCGCCCCGCCCCGGACGCGAAGCCGGTCGGCCGTGACCGCCCGTGGGCCCGGGTGATGCTCAAGCTGTCCGGCGAAGTGTTCGGCGGCGGCAAGTTCGGCGTCGACCCCGACGTGGTGCAGACGATCGCCGTCCAGATCGCGGACGTCGTCCGGCAGGGACTGCAGGTCGCGGTCGTCGTCGGCGGCGGCAACTACTTCCGCGGCGCCGAGCTGCAGCAGCGCGGCATGGACCGGGCGCGCTCGGACTACATGGGCATGCTGGGCACGGTGATGAACTGTCTGGCGCTCCAGGACTTCCTGGAGAAGCAGGGCATCGACACCCGGGTCCAGACCGCGATCAACATGGCGCAGGTCGCGGAGCCCTACATTCCGCGGCGCGCGATGCGGCACCTGGAGAAGGGCCGGGTCGTGATCTTCGGCGCCGGCGCCGGCATGCCGTACTTCACCACGGACACGGTCGCTGCCCAGCGTGCGCTGGAGATCGGCGCCGACGTCCTGCTGAAGGCGACCCAGGTCGACGGCGTCTACGACGACGACCCCAAGAAGAACCCGGCCGCGGTCCGCTTCGATCGGATCAGCTACACCGAGGTGCTCACCCGCGGTCTGGGCGTGGCCGACGCCGCCGCGATCAGTCTGTGCATGGAGAACGATCTCCCGCTGGTGGTTTTCGACCTCTTGGTCCCCGGCAACATCGCCCGCGCGGTCCGCGGTGACCGGATCGGGACCTTGGTGACCACAGAGCTGGTCACCACCGCCGCTGCGGACTGA
- the tsf gene encoding translation elongation factor Ts, which yields MANISAADVKKLRDLTGAGMMDAKKALTEAEGDFDKAVEVLRIKGAAKAAKRGGERTAANGLVAAAEGAIIELNAETDFVAKNDEFQSLAADIVAHAAAARVGDLQALLAETLKDGKTVAENIEAASVKIGEKLELRRVALLEGQVATYMHRKDPALPPQVGVLVEFTGDDVEAARGAAMQVAAMRPQFVTRDEVPADVVENERRIAEATAREEGKPEQALPRIVEGRVNGFFKENVLLEQSSVQDSKKTVKALLDGAGVTVSRFVRFEVGQA from the coding sequence ATGGCGAACATTTCCGCCGCTGACGTGAAGAAGCTCCGCGACCTGACCGGCGCGGGCATGATGGACGCCAAGAAGGCGCTCACCGAGGCCGAGGGCGACTTCGACAAGGCCGTCGAGGTGCTGCGCATCAAGGGCGCCGCCAAGGCCGCCAAGCGCGGCGGCGAGCGCACGGCCGCCAACGGCCTGGTTGCCGCGGCCGAGGGCGCGATCATCGAGCTCAACGCCGAGACCGACTTCGTCGCCAAGAACGACGAGTTCCAGAGCCTCGCCGCCGACATCGTGGCGCACGCCGCCGCGGCGCGGGTGGGCGACCTGCAGGCGCTGCTCGCGGAGACGCTCAAGGACGGCAAGACCGTCGCCGAGAACATCGAGGCCGCCTCGGTGAAGATCGGCGAGAAGCTCGAGCTGCGCCGCGTCGCGCTGCTCGAAGGTCAGGTCGCCACCTACATGCACCGCAAGGACCCGGCGCTGCCGCCGCAGGTCGGCGTGCTGGTCGAGTTCACCGGCGACGACGTCGAGGCCGCGCGCGGCGCTGCGATGCAGGTCGCCGCGATGCGTCCGCAGTTCGTGACGCGGGACGAGGTGCCGGCCGACGTCGTCGAGAACGAGCGTCGGATCGCCGAGGCCACCGCGCGCGAGGAGGGCAAGCCCGAGCAGGCGCTGCCCAGGATCGTCGAGGGCCGGGTGAACGGGTTCTTCAAGGAGAACGTGCTGCTCGAGCAGTCCTCGGTGCAGGACAGCAAGAAGACCGTGAAGGCGCTGCTCGACGGAGCCGGTGTCACGGTGAGCCGGTTCGTCCGGTTCGAGGTCGGACAGGCCTGA